The Natronomonas salsuginis genomic sequence CGGCGTGAGTATCCGGCCGACGCACATCTGTGACTACGGGACAGTCGCTGGTCTCTGGCTTCCGCGGTGGACACTCGAGAGGTGCCGAGATATTCTCGTGCCAGAATCACCCGGCATCCCGGATGCGCGGAATCGACTGCTCTTTACCGGTCGACTCGACCATCACGTCCGACGCACGTCGCAACCACTCCGGGACTGCCCTGACGTGTTCCGCGTGGTTCTGCGGGCGAGCGTCTGTCGCGCCGTGTAGACGTGCTGGTTCGGAGTAGTGAGTAACCGGGCGGACATCGCCCCACGTGTCACGCGCTACCTCGAACCCCTCGCGGTAGGTGAGTCCACGATCGGTGAATCCGTGGTGGTGATAGTCGAACGTAACCGGAGTGCCAGTCCGCGTCGCCACGCTGTCGGCGAGTTCGTCGACACTCCACAGCGACTCGGTATCGTCGTTCTCGACGGTCAGCCGGTCCCGGGCACGCGGCGGCAGGTCCTCGACGACATCACAGAACCGGTCGGCCGTCGCGTTTTTGTCCCCGTAGTGGGCACCGATGTGGACGTTGATTGCGTACCGTGGCGACCGTGGCAAGTCCATCAGGTCAAGCCACCGCCCGTGGTGGGTCACCGATTCGACGGAGCGAGCAACGGTGTCCGCGGACTCGCTCGCAAGTTTGCACCAGTGGCTTGGATGGAAGGTCAGGCGTGTCCCGGTTTCCTTTACCAAGTCGCCACAATCGCGAGCGAGCGAGCGTATCCGCTCGAAGTTCGGGAGGTCAGCGATGTCGAACTGTGAGTTCCACGGGACGAGCGTGGAGCTACAGCGGTAGAATCGGATGTCGTGGTCGAGGTTCCACTCGAGAATCACTCGCAGGTCCGCGAAGTTCTGTGCGGCCAGTTCACCGGCGTACGCGAGTCCCCGCTCCTCCCACGTCTGCTTGTGCATGTCGCGGTTACACCGTCGTGGCGGCTCTTCGTCTCGGAGGGTGTGGTTCATCGCCGCGTACCCGAGCATACGCTCACTTGGTCGCCGAATGCATAGATGTGTCCACTGCAGACACGGGCGGGTAATCACGCGCTTCGGGACACACGCCTCCGAAGTGGCCGTCGGTCTGACTGCCACTGGCGGACAGGGTCACGTACTGGCATTGCGGCGGTCGGGATTTTGTCGCCGTATTTGAGGCGACGACTCACACGTCGTCGCTGGCCTCCGAATCGTCCCCGCGTCGCGCAATCACGATGCCAGCGACGAAGAGGACACCTGCGAGCGCGAGGAGGCCGATGGTGAGGACATTACCGTCCAAGAAGAACGAGCCCCCTGCGAGGAGGGCAGCCGTTATGTGAAGGATAGCTGTCTGGTTCACACGTGTGTCAGGTGTTAGAGGGACTAAAGTGGCGCGGACCAGCGTGCTTCTGTGGCCCTCCGAGGAGAGGAGCGCGCTGTCCGGTATCGCTTCGGGCCGTGTTTGTCGTCACAGTGAACGCCGGGTGGCCGGCGTACACCTCGGCGGTTACAGCCGTCGGCGTGACATCGGCCTGTGCTAGTTAGGACACGTTGTCTCGAAGAAAGGGCCAGAACTGACAGACGATGGGGGTACATTCGGCCTCGGCGTCGAAACGTACGTACTCAGCATAGGGACGAGCCGGGTATTTGCTGTCCGCTCGCAGCTACGCTGGAACGCGAGGACGGCAACTGCACCGGTCGTAGTCGACTCGTCGTTACTCCAGTTGGTGGTAGTCGAGTTCGTGGCCTTCGTCCAGTGCGTCCTGCACGGCTTCACTGGGGCTGTCGACGGAGCCTTTGCTGATAGTCATCCGGCCGAGGTCGGCCTGCTCGTACCGGATGTTACGACGCCACGTCTCGTCAGTATCTGGGTGGTCCGTCCGGTAGTGGGCACCGCGTGACTCGGTTCGCTCACGTGCCCCTTGGAGGATCGTCTCGGCAGTCGTCAGCATGAAGCCGATGTCGATGGCGTACTCGAAGGACCGGCTGGTAAGCGGTCCGACATCTAAGTTGTCAGCCTTCTCGCGGACACGCTGGAGCGCGTCGAGTCCGGCGGTGAGTGACTCCTCGTTACGGAGTAGACCCGCGTGCTCCCACATAATGTCCTGCAGTTCCTTGAAGACGGTGTCCACGTCGTGCGTCCCGTTGCTCCCGGCCAGTTCGGCGAGTCCAGCGATGTGTGGCTCTGTGACGCGCTCGGTCAGATCGTCCGGAATCGTGCCGGCTCCATCGACTCGGTCGGCGATACGTTCGCC encodes the following:
- the uvsE gene encoding UV DNA damage repair endonuclease UvsE, which encodes MLGYAAMNHTLRDEEPPRRCNRDMHKQTWEERGLAYAGELAAQNFADLRVILEWNLDHDIRFYRCSSTLVPWNSQFDIADLPNFERIRSLARDCGDLVKETGTRLTFHPSHWCKLASESADTVARSVESVTHHGRWLDLMDLPRSPRYAINVHIGAHYGDKNATADRFCDVVEDLPPRARDRLTVENDDTESLWSVDELADSVATRTGTPVTFDYHHHGFTDRGLTYREGFEVARDTWGDVRPVTHYSEPARLHGATDARPQNHAEHVRAVPEWLRRASDVMVESTGKEQSIPRIRDAG